GCCAGCGCGCGGACGCCGCGGCCGATCAGGGCCGGAGATTCGGCGATGGCGAAGTGCGGTTCCTGGGCCACCGCGTCGCGCCAGGTCTCCTCCGTCACCCCGAAGTGGTCGAGCATCTCCTCGGACCGCAGAAAGCCGGGGGTGAGCGAGACCGCCGTGCCGCCGTACTCCTTCAGCTCGGCGGCGAGGCCGAAGGCGATGCGGTGCGGGGCGTTCTTGGTGAGGTCGAAGCAGAGGTTCTCGCGGTAGGTGCGGTTGAAGGTGTCGGTGCCGTCGGTGACCTCGACGAGCAGACCGCCGGGCCGCCTGATCAGCAGCGGCAGTGCGTAATGGCTGGTGATGACGTGGGTGTCGATGCCGAGACGGAACATCCGCAGCCCGTTCTCCAGATCGAGGTCCCACAGCTTGGTGTGGAACTCCAGCAGCCGGTCGCCGCCCCACACGCTGTTGACCAGCACATCCAGCCGTCCCTGCTCCCGGTCGATGCGCTCGGTCAGCGCCTTGACCTGTGCCGGGTCCAGGTGGTCGGTCGGTACGGCGATGCCGATGCCGCCCGCGGCGGTCACCAGCTCCGCGGTCTGCTCGATCGTCTCCGTGGGCCGGCCGACCTCGCTCACCCGCTCCCGGGTCGTCCGCCCCGTCACATACACCAGGGCCCCGGCCCGCCCCAGCTCCACCGCCATCGCCCGGCCGGCGCCCCGGGTCGCCCCGGCGACCAGCGCCACCCGTCCCGTCAGTTCCTGCTGTTCCGTCACGTACGCCACTCCTCGCTGTCCGGTGTCTCGCATCCCTGCGCAGCGACCCTGGCAGCGAAACCCGACATCTCCTGTCC
This Streptomyces decoyicus DNA region includes the following protein-coding sequences:
- a CDS encoding SDR family oxidoreductase, which produces MTEQQELTGRVALVAGATRGAGRAMAVELGRAGALVYVTGRTTRERVSEVGRPTETIEQTAELVTAAGGIGIAVPTDHLDPAQVKALTERIDREQGRLDVLVNSVWGGDRLLEFHTKLWDLDLENGLRMFRLGIDTHVITSHYALPLLIRRPGGLLVEVTDGTDTFNRTYRENLCFDLTKNAPHRIAFGLAAELKEYGGTAVSLTPGFLRSEEMLDHFGVTEETWRDAVAQEPHFAIAESPALIGRGVRALAADPDKERWSGQSLSSGQLAKEYDFTDTDGSRPDAFGYFEEVVFGGKDAGADDYR